The Campylobacter hyointestinalis subsp. hyointestinalis nucleotide sequence GTTGATTGCTATGGTTTGGACTAAAAGTTTTATCAAGCTTAGCAATGATGAGCTTTTAAAGAAAATAAAAAAGCTTTATATCTATATCATAAATTTGGATTTATAACTATGATAGAAGATGACAAGATGGCTCAAATTAAATTTAAAATAAACCCCCTTTAAAGAGGGTTTACGGACTAAAAATACGTGGTCTTACGTCTGAAACCGCCACAAATATTACAAATGCTCTAAACTACTTCGTTTGTAGTTTAAGAACGCTTTTAAAGAAATACTTGAAATTATTGCAGTAATTTCAAGACATTTTCACAGAAACAACCTTAGATTACTGAAGTAATTTAAGAACGTTTTGTTGCACGGCATTAGCTTGACTCATCGCATAACTTCCTGATTGCGCTAATATGTTGTATTTAGAGAAGTTTGCGCTCTCTTCAGCGAAGTCAACATCACGGATTTGGCTTTCTGCTGATTTAACATTTACTTGAGTTACGCTGATATTATTTATCGTACTTACTAGTTGGTTTTGTACTGAACCTAGATCGGCACGGATGCTATCAAGTGTTTTTTGAGCAGATTCAGCGATATCTATCATAGCTTGAGCACCAGCAAAGGTATTTACACCGCCTGATTGAGCTGTAGCAGTTTCGCCGCCTTTAAAAAATCCCATAGCTTTAGCAATACCGCTTGAGATAGTGCCTGAGTTCATGTATTTTAAATTTACTGAGGCTTGATTGAAACCTTTAGTAATGGCTGTAGAAGAAAAAAATCCCGCAGACATACCGCCTATAGCAGAAAAAGCTTTCGAAAAACCATTTATACCTACTTTTATATCCCTAGCATCTTGTCTTGTGAAAGTAAGCTGACCTAGATATGCTATACCAGATTGTTTGCTTCCGGTATTACCACCACCTGCTAAACTAAATCCACCTGCGGATGTAGTATCCACATTTATAGCTCTACCGTCTTTAGTTGCTAGGGTTAGTTTACCGTTTTCTATACTAGCTTCTACGCCTGTTTCATCTTTTCTAGCGTTTATAGCTGCAGTTAAGATATTGCCATCATCTCCAGCTTTTACTGTTATATCGCCTATCAAAACACCGTTTATTTTAAGCCCCTTTATATCTCCACCTCGGACTGCTACTGACATAACCTGAACATTTTTTGCACTAGCTTTTACACCTGTTTGATCAGCCAATGCATTTACTTGTTCGGCAACAGCTTTAAAACCGTCTACTCTTAAAACTCCTTTACTTATTGATTTAAAAGTATATCCAGCAGGAAAACCATCTATACCGCTTAATTTCACAGTTATATCACCACCGCTTGCACTTAGTTTCCATACTGTATTCATAGTAGTTTCAAATCTAGTATGACCTATAGAGTTTGAGTCAGTAGCGCCTATGCTTACTTTAGCTGTTTCGTTTGAGTAAGCGCCTATTTGGAACTCTTTGTTGCTAAAGCTTCCGTTTAGAAGTTGTTGTCCGTTGAAACTTGTAGTTTTAGCTATGTTATCAAGCTCTTCAAGAAGTCTTGAGATGTCGTTTTGAAGTGCACGACGTGAATCGCTATTTTGACCATCTTGGGCTGCTTGTATAGCTTTAGTTTTGATAGTATCAAGAATTTTGATTTGCTCATCCATAGCTTTATCAGCTGTTTGAACTATGCCTATAGCGTCATTTGCATTTTTTACTGCTTGACCAAGCCCACTAGCTTGAGCTCTTAGACTATCAGCGATGCTCATACCTGAAGCATCATCAGCCGCTGTTTGGATACGAAGACCTGAGCTAAGCTTACCTAAAGATCCGTCTAAACTACGATTATTTACAACCGCGTTTGTATGTGCGTTCATCGCAGCAATATTTGTATTTATTCTAAAACCCATTTTTAGTCCTTTTAAATAGTTTGGACTAATAAAGCAAAATGTGTTCCAAAATTAAAGAATTGAAATTTAAAACTTATATATTTCTTTTCTGTAGCCTATTTTTAAAATCAAAATTGTAATCTTTTCATCTTTTAATTCAAATAACGCTCTTCTGATATTTTATATCTATAAATTTGAGAAGTTGACCAATGAAGTTATTCTTATTAACTCCTTTGATTTTTATCATTGTATCTAAAAAAATAAAATAGTCTAAATGGCAGAAGTTAGAATTTAAAAAGCTGGAGAAAACTCCAGCTTTGAAGTGATACATAAGATTGTATTATTGAAGCAGTCTTAATACATTTTCACAGAAACAACCTTAGATTACTGAAGTAATCTAAGAACGTTTTGTTGCACTGTGTTAGCTTGACTCATCGCGTAGCTACCACTTTGAGCAAGGATGTTAAATTTAGAGAAGTTCGCACTCTCTTCAGCGAAGTCAACATCACGGATTTGGCTTTCTGCTGATTTAACATTTACTTGAGTTACGCTGATATTATTTATCGTACTTACTAGTTGGTTTTGTACTGAACCTAGATCGGCACGAATTCTATCTAGTGTTTTTTGAGCAGACTCTGCTATATCTATCATAGCTTGAGCACCAGCAAAGGTATTTACACCGCCTGATTGAGCTGTAGCTTTTTCACCGCCGTTAAAAAATCCCATAGCTTGAGCTATTGTACTTATGATATTTCCTGAATTCATATATTTTAAATTTACAGAGGCTTGGTTGAAGGCTTTAGTAATGGTTGCAGAAGATAAAAATCCCATAGACATACCTGAGCTTGACATTTTCGAAATGCCATTTATACCTACTTTTATATCCCTAGCATCTTGTCTTGTGAAAGTAAGCTGACCTAGATATAATGTACCACTTTTAGACAATACTTTTGCACCGCCTGCAAGACTAAAATTTCCAGCTGTAGTATGTACAGCTACATTTATAGCTCTACCGTCTTTAGTTGCTAGGGTTAGTTTACCGTTTTCTATACTAGCTTCTACGCCTGTTTCATCTTTTTTAGCATTTATAGCTGCAGTTAAGATTTTGCCATCATCTCCAGCTTTAATTGTTATATCGCCTATCAAAACATCGTTTATTTTAAGACCGTGTATAGTTCCAGCAGTTACGGCTGTAGACATAACTTGAACATTTTTTACACTAGCTTTTACTCCAGTTTGAGTAGTCATAGCATTTATCTGCTCAGCTATAGCTTTATAGCCATCTTGTTTCAAAGTAGCCTTATCTACAGTTTTAAATGTATATCCAGCAGGGAATCCGTCTATACCGCTTAATTTTACAGTTAAATCTCCAGCAAGACTTGCTTTCATGACAGTATTATTCGTAGTTTCAAATCTAGTATGACCTATAGAGTTTGAGTCAGTAGCACCTATGCTTACTTTAGCTGTTTCGTTTGAGTAAGCGCCTATTTGGAACTCTTTGTTGCTAAAGCTTCCGTTTAGAAGTTGTTGTCCGTTGAAACTTGTAGTTTTAGCTATGTTATCAAGCTCTTCAAGAAGTCTTGAGATGTCGTTTTGAAGTGCGCGACGTGAATCGCTACTTTGACCATCTTGTGCTGCTTGGATGGCTTTAGTTTTGATAGTATCAAGAATTTTTATCTGCTCATCCATAGCTTTATCAGCTGTTTGAACGATACCGATAGCATCATTACCGTTTTTGATAGCTTGACCTAAACCATTTGCTTGAGCTCTTAGAGAGTCGGCGATGCTCATACCTGAAGCATCATCAGCCGCTGTTTGGATACGAAGACCTGAGCTAAGCTTACCTAGTGAGCTATCAAGGTTGCGGTTGTTCATAACCGAGTTTGTGTGTGCGCTCATCGCAGCAATATTTGTATTTATTCTAAATCCCATTTTAAATCCTTTTATTGATTTGTATTTTGCTTTAGCGTCCTTGCTAAAACCTTATTTGATATATCGGAGAGATTTTAAAAATATTTAGCAAATTTAGAAATTTTGCTCTAAATTTAGAGCAAAAAATATCAAAGCCAGTCTTTAGAAGCTTCTTTTAACTTTTCAAGCGCAGCATTTGTGCTACCTGCTAAGCTAAAAAACCAGTAGCTTTGACAAGAAACCCACTCAAAAAGCTTATCGTTTTTTTCTTCTTCACTATCACTTCTTCTAGCAGATATAACAGTAAGTTCTAGCTCTTGATGCATTAGCATAGAGCTACAAACAGCGTAATACACAGACTGAAACATAGCTTCTTTATATGTTTTTTCTTTAAACGCATCTATCTCAAAAGATATGTTTTGTAACTTCATATAGTCGATTTTATCTTTTTTATCTTTAGCTATAAGCTTTTTATCTTTTTCTATCTCTTTTGCTATCTTTAAAAATATCTTTTCACATTGCTTTTGTAAATTTTCGCCATATTTTATAACACTTTTTAGATATCTTTTAGCTTTTCTTATGTGTAATTCTTGCTGTTTTGGTGAGAGTTTTGGTACTGCTACAAATCTCTTTTTTATACCTGCTTTGATGATCTCATCTGCTTTTTGCTTAAATGGAACTTCTATGGTACCTTCTATCCTAGCACCGCCCTCAGTACAGTTATAAATAGGGTATTCGCCCTTAGTTCTTTTTAAATTAGCTATAGAATGCTCAAAATACGTTCTAAATAAATTCCATGTAGAAGTAGTAGCTATCTCTCCAACCCCACCGTATTTTGTAGTCATAATCTTTTCACGTTTAGTAGGATCTATCTCGGTAGATTTAAATATATGACCCTCTGAATGACTTTTACCGTCTTCACTAAAAGCTAGATCTTGCCCTATAAGTATGATATCCTCACACTCTAAAACTTGAGCTACGTTAAATGCCATATGGGCTGCGCTTTGCCCACCGCCTATATAACCAAATTTAAAATCCTTAAATC carries:
- a CDS encoding flagellin B translates to MGFRINTNIAAMSAHTNSVMNNRNLDSSLGKLSSGLRIQTAADDASGMSIADSLRAQANGLGQAIKNGNDAIGIVQTADKAMDEQIKILDTIKTKAIQAAQDGQSSDSRRALQNDISRLLEELDNIAKTTSFNGQQLLNGSFSNKEFQIGAYSNETAKVSIGATDSNSIGHTRFETTNNTVMKASLAGDLTVKLSGIDGFPAGYTFKTVDKATLKQDGYKAIAEQINAMTTQTGVKASVKNVQVMSTAVTAGTIHGLKINDVLIGDITIKAGDDGKILTAAINAKKDETGVEASIENGKLTLATKDGRAINVAVHTTAGNFSLAGGAKVLSKSGTLYLGQLTFTRQDARDIKVGINGISKMSSSGMSMGFLSSATITKAFNQASVNLKYMNSGNIISTIAQAMGFFNGGEKATAQSGGVNTFAGAQAMIDIAESAQKTLDRIRADLGSVQNQLVSTINNISVTQVNVKSAESQIRDVDFAEESANFSKFNILAQSGSYAMSQANTVQQNVLRLLQ
- a CDS encoding flagellin B, yielding MGFRINTNIAAMNAHTNAVVNNRSLDGSLGKLSSGLRIQTAADDASGMSIADSLRAQASGLGQAVKNANDAIGIVQTADKAMDEQIKILDTIKTKAIQAAQDGQNSDSRRALQNDISRLLEELDNIAKTTSFNGQQLLNGSFSNKEFQIGAYSNETAKVSIGATDSNSIGHTRFETTMNTVWKLSASGGDITVKLSGIDGFPAGYTFKSISKGVLRVDGFKAVAEQVNALADQTGVKASAKNVQVMSVAVRGGDIKGLKINGVLIGDITVKAGDDGNILTAAINARKDETGVEASIENGKLTLATKDGRAINVDTTSAGGFSLAGGGNTGSKQSGIAYLGQLTFTRQDARDIKVGINGFSKAFSAIGGMSAGFFSSTAITKGFNQASVNLKYMNSGTISSGIAKAMGFFKGGETATAQSGGVNTFAGAQAMIDIAESAQKTLDSIRADLGSVQNQLVSTINNISVTQVNVKSAESQIRDVDFAEESANFSKYNILAQSGSYAMSQANAVQQNVLKLLQ